AAGCGCTTTACAAAGTAAAAAGTGAGCTTGGAAAAGATGCAATAATTCTTCAGACAAGGCAGATTAAAAAGGGCGGGATTCTGGGATTTCTTTCCAAGACCAAAGTTGAAGTAATAGCCGCCTGTGACGTAAACGCAACGGCAAAACCAATGTCAAACCCCGTGATATACTCGGTACCTAAAAGGGAAAACAGCCAAGAAAAACTGGAAGATATAAAAAACGAGATAAACGAAGTAAAAGATATGCTGAAAAATCTGTACTCCCGAGGTGTACATATAGAAAAACCCTTGCCGGACTTACCGTCACCACTGGGTGAAATATACCAAAGGCTTAAATTGATGGAAATAGATAAGGATTTAATAGATAAGTTTATCGATGGTTTAAAACGAGATTTTCCCGGTGAAAACTTTGACGAAAATGCGGCCAAGACTTATTTAAAAAACCAGATTATATCAATAATAAAGCCCACGGAGCCAATAAAATTTTTGGAAAGCGAACCATCCAAAATCGTGTTTGTAGGTCCGACCGGAGTTGGAAAAACTACCACGATAGCAAAACTCGCTGCTTTTTATACGCTAAACCAGGGAAAAAAAGTTGCCCTAGTTACTGCCGACACTTACCGGGTTGGTGCTGTTGAGCAGCTGAAGACCTATGGGGACCTTCTTGAAATTCCGGTAGAAGTAATATTTGAACCAAAAGAAGCCCCGATTTTATTGAAGAAGCTTTCCGGTTACGACCTAATTTTGATCGACACTATGGGTACAAGCCCCAGGAATAAAATGCAGATCAAAAAAATTAAGGGTTTGATAGAAAATATAAAGCCAACAGAAACCCATATGGTAATAAGTGCTACAACCAGAACAGGGGATATTTACGAAATTCTGGAGAATTACAAGGAAATAAATTATCAAAAACTTATCTTTACCAAACTTGATGAAACCAGAACCTACGGACTAATATTGAATGCTATTTATTCTACAAACTGCAGTCCCTCATACCTTACGGTTGGTCAAAACGTTCCAGACGATATAGAGGTTGCCTCGGCTGCCAAAATAGCAGATCTCATCCTGGAGGGAAGCGATCGATGAACGATCAGGCCAGTAAACTGCGGAGCTTGGAGAAAAGACGGGTTCATCAGGTAAAGGTTTCAAATTCGGTTAGGGTTATAGCAGTGACCAGTGGTAAGGGTGGAGTGGGAAAAACTAATTTTTCGGTTAACGTATCCATTGCGCTGCAGGAAATGGGTAAGAGCGTCCTATTAATTGACGCCGATCTTGGGCTTGCAAATGTCGATCTTTTAATGGGGCTAAATCCTAAGTTTAACTTATTTCATGTGTTAGCAGGTCAGAAATCTATAAATGACATCATTTTAGATGGACCCGGAGGAATAAAGATAATCCCCGGCGCTTCAGGACTTTATAATCTCGCCAATCTGTCGCAGACCGAAATCGACGGACTGATCAAGGCCTTTAATAATATAGATCTGCCCCTAGATATTATAGTTATCGATACCGGTGCAGGTATATCTAAAAACGTTATGAGCCTCGTCCGCGCTTCGAAAGAGGTTGTTGTGGTAACAACGCCGGAACCCACTTCGTTGACCGATGCATATGCAGTTATCAAATTGGTTCACAAGGATGTCGAAAAAATACATCTTGTCGTCAATAAAGCCGATAATTTCAAAACCGCAGAGGCAACAGCTCAAAGGTTAACGAATGCTTCTTTAAAGTTCTTGAGCACCTCCATAAATTATTTAGGTTTTATACTAGAGGATAAAACGGTTTTTCGTTCAAATATGGAACAAGTCCCTTTTTATGTAAGATTTCCAAGTAGCCTTCCATCGAAATGCGTGATGAATATCGGTAGGAGACTACTTGAGGGTGAACTCGATTTTCCTGTTAGAGAGCAAACGGTCGGGGGCTGGATAAAAAAATTTTTATCATTTATGAGGAAGTAAAAAACGGGGGTTTCTAAGTCTATGAAAAATATGCATTTGGAAGTAGGAATGAAAGTCGAGATCGAGGTAATTAGGGATGATCAGAATATAACACTTCCCACAAAAGTGGAGGATTTTGACGGTGACAGGATTTTGCTGGGAATGCCCTTTTTTGAGGGGAAGCTTTTTTTCCTGAAATCCGATGAGCTTGTCAGAATTTACTACGCAAAAAACTCTAGCTTTTATTTCGTAAAAGCTAGAGTTGTGGACAAAAAATATGCTCCGATTCCGATTATAGCGGTCGAACTGCTGGGACCTCCGGAAAAAAACCAGAGAAGGGGTTATTTCAGGTTACAGGTCTCTTTGAACGTAAAGATTAGACCTGAAGGGACAGAAAACTGGATAAATGCTTATGTAATCGATTTGAGTGCCAGCGGAGCGATGATATATTTCAGAAAGGAAATAGAGAAAGGGCAGATCGTTGAGATAAAATTGCAGCTAGACTCGAAAGAACTCAATTTGAAAGCAAAAGTCGTTAGGATAACCAAAGATCCTGGTAGGCGCATTAGTCCGTATAATATGGGGGTACAATTCATCGATATAGAGGAGCATATAAGGGACGAAATCATAAAATTCGTTTTAAGCGAACAAAGAAAATTACGTAAAAAAGGTTGCATTTAGATAAATTTTACAGCCAGGAGGTGAATATATAAAGTGGATAATCGGTACTTGAATGTATTTCTGGAAGAAGCAAATGAACATATTCAGAATCTGAATAATGGTCTTTTAGCTCTCGAGAGCGAGCCAAGCCAGGAAATTTTGGATGAAATTTTCAGGTCAGCTCACACGCTGAAAGGCATGGCGGGTACAATGGGTTTTAATAAAATATCCGAGTTGACCCATGAAATGGAAGACCTGCTGCATGAAATAAGGAACGGAAGTTTATCGATCACAAACACCATTATAGATGTACTCTTGAAGTGCGTAGATATGCTCCAGGAAATGACAGAACAGATTTCTAAAGAAGGATGGGAAGGAGAAACCGACATCCGGCCTGCCATAGCCGAAATAAAAAAAGTTATGTCTAATACGTCTAATGACAGCAAAGCTGCGGACGAGTCGGAAGGAAAAGATGATACAGGTTTTAATGAATTTGAACTTCGACTGATGGAAGAAGCGGCTAATAAAAACTTAAAAACATGGGAATTACACGTGGAACTGGAAGAAAACTGTCTTCTTAAATCCGCACGGGCTTTCCTGGTGTTCAAAACTCTAGAGAATCTGGGAGAAATAATAAAGACAAAACCTCACATTCAAGATATTGAAGACGAAAAATTTGATAAAGAATTTTACATTTACATAATATCTTCCAGATCGGAAGAAGACCTCTTAAATGCGGTTAATTCTGTGTCAGAGTTAAAATCGGTTAATGTAAGGGAAATTAATTTGGGAAATTTCCAGAAAAAGCTGACGGTTGCAAGGGAAACGTCCTCTGTCAAAGAAAGCCCAAAAGAGACAAACAGGATCAGAAATACCAGCAAGACGCTGAGAGTGGATATCGAAAGACTGGATAATCTTATGAACCTTGTCAGCGAGCTTATAATTATAAAAACACGTTTAGAAGAGCTGGATAATTTAACCGAACAGGGGCAAAAAAGAAAAGAAGCCTTAGAATATCTGGAAAGAATAACTTCAAACCTCCACGACGCGGTCATGAAGGTAAGGATGGTACCCATTGAAAATGTTTTTAACCGGTTCCCAAGGGTGGTACGCGATCTGTCAAGAGAACTGAACAAAGAAGTCAAGCTGGTAATTGAGGGTGCTGAAACCGAACTGGACCGGACGGTTATAGATGAAATAGGTGACCCACTGATACATCTGATAAGAAACGCCTTGGATCACGGAATCGAAACGCCATCGGAAAGGTTAAAAAAAGGCAAACCCAGAGAAGGCACATTAAAGTTGAAGGCCTTTCACGACGGCAATAATGTTGTAATAGAGGTATCCGATGACGGGCGCGGCATCGATGTGGAAAAAGTATTGAAAAAAGCCCAGGAAAAAAACATGGTAGATAAATCCCAGGTAAAAAAATTAAAGGAAATTGAAATCCTGAGTTTCCTATTTGAATCCGGATTCAGCACCAGTGAGAGAGTGACGGACATTTCGGGAAGAGGAGTAGGGCTGGATGTTGTCAAGACTAAAATCGAATCCCTGGGTGGTTCTGTAGAAATTAAGACCGCGAAAGATGAGGGTACGACCTTTTCTATACGGCTGCCTTTGACTCTCGCCATAATCCAGGCTCTAATGGTCCAGCTGGGTCAGGAAAAATACGCCATACCTTTGAGTGCAATTAAAGAAATAGTAATTATACCTAATACGGAACTTAAAAAAGTACATAAACACGAAGTGATACTACTGAGGGGAAATGTAATTCCAGTTTTGAGATTGCACGAGATGCTTGACATACCTGATAACTGTCTGAAAAATGAAAATCTCACGGTGGTTATTGTAAAAAAAGGAGAGAAAGACGTAGGATTAATAGTCGACTCTCTGCTGGGAGAACAGGAGATAGTCATTAAGTCACTGGGCAACTTTTTGAAAAACATAAGATTTATAGCCGGCGCTACAATTTTGGGCGACGGTCAGGTTGCACTGATTCTAGATATCAATGCTTTGATTTAAAGGGGGTTCGTGCCATGGAGGAAGTTCGCCAGTTTGTGGTATTTAGACTGGGGCAGGAAGAATATGGGGTGGATATACTGCAGGTGAATACGATCGAGCGGATGATGCCTATAACCAGGGTTCCGAAAGCGCCGCATTATGTGGAAGGAGTTATAAACCTGAGGGGTGAAATAGTTCCGGTAATAGACCTGAGGAAGAGATTCGACCTACCCCCGCTCGAAATTACCGGTGATACGAGAATCATTATAGTTATGGTAGATGATTTAACTGTGGGAATGATTGTGGATTCCGCTACGGAGGTTATACAGCTGCCTCAGGAAGCTATCGAACCCTCAACCTCCGTTGCGGGAAACATCAATTCCGAGTTTTTAGAAGGGGTGGGCAAATTAAACGACAGGCTGCTTATAATATTAAATCTTGAAAAAATATTAAGGCCCGGAGAGCCCCAGCAGAGGGCCATAATGTGAGGTTCGATAAGTATGTTTTCTACTTTTGAGCTGGATGCCCTGAAGGAAGTCGGAAACATAGGGGCTGGAAACGCTGCGACAGCTCTGTCGATGCTGTTATCTCAAAAGGTACAGATGAAAATACCGGAAATAAAGGTGTTACCCTTTGACGAAGTATCAAAATCAGTAGGTGGGCCTGAGAATCTGGTTACTGGGATTTTTTTAAGAGTGGAAGGAGACCTAGGCTTTAATATTTTATTCATTATGCAGGCCGGTGATACAACAAATTTACTAAAAATTATACTCCACGAATCGAAAGAAACGCTGGAACTGACGGCTATGGAAGAATCAGCCTTGAAAGAAATTGGGAACATAATTGCCAGTGCTTTTATAGCAGCTCTCTCCGATTTTACAAAGCTGGCTTTAAGGATTTCTGTACCCAGTCTCGCCATAGATATGGCCGGTGCCATACTGAGTTTTCCCTTAAGCCTTTACGGCTGCATGGGAGACACAGCTTTTTTAATGGAAACCGAATTCGAAGAAGGGCTGGATGGAGTAAAAATTCATTTTTACCTTATACCCGATGATGACAAATCTTTCAGTACACTTTTAAAGACAATTGGAGTGAGATCTTCCGATGGAAATAATTCGCGTGGGGATGGGGGAATATAAGACGGCCAAAGCACCTGCATTGCTCGTATCTTTAGGGTTGGGATCCTGTGTGGGAGTGGTGTTGTACGACAGTACCAGGAAAATAGGCGGTTTGGCTCATGTAATGCTTCCCGACAGCAGTCTGAGCAGCAAGAAAGATTTTAATCCGGGGAAATTTGCGGATACAGCCATTGATCTGCTTGTCGCAGAACTTGAAAAGGCAGGAGCAAATTCTAAAAAACTCATAGCCAAGATAGCGGGTGGGGCCCAAATGTTCCAAATAAAATCGGACAACAATATCATGAAGATAGGAAAGCGCAACGTAGAAGCAGTTAAGAAGAAACTAGCAAAGATTAAGATAGACATAGTTGCAGAAGACGTCGAAGGAAATTACGGCAGGACCATAGAGTTTTGTTGTGATACGGGCAAGCTGACGGTGAAGACCATAGGCCATGGAATAAAAATACTGTAGATTTGAGGTGGTCAGGTGCAGGAGGCAGTCAGGGCTGAAAATCTCTGGATTGAGTATAAAAATACAGGAGACTCAAATTTGAAGGAAAGACTTATAGAAGAATACATACCTCTTGTAAAGCATATAGCAGCTCGTCTGGCCATAAATTTACCGCCCTGTGTAGATTACGATGACCTGGTGAGTGCCGGTATCATCGGGCTTCTACAAGCCATTGAACGCTATGACGTCGGAAAAGGAGTGAGATTTGAGACCTTTGCTTATACCAGGATCAGAGGGGCGATGCTTGATGAGTTACGCAGGTTAAATTGGATACCTCAAAAAACTATGGAGAAAGCTAAGCTTTTACAAGATGCCTATTCTCAAATGGAACAGGAATTGAATGGAAATGTAAAAGATGAGGATATCGCAAGAAAGTTGAACATTACCATAGCTGAACTTCACCAGACTTATAAAGAATTAGCTGCGACAAATTTAGTTTCTCTTGAGGAAATATTTTCGGTTGCGGTCGAAGATAATGGTGAGCCTGTATCTCATGTCGAAAAAGAAGAGATAAAAAGAATACTAGGGGAAGCAATCGATAGACTTCCACCCAAGGAAAAACTGGTAATCGCCCTTTACTATTACGAGGGTCTGAATTTAAAAGAAATATCCGTTGTCCTTAATCTGTCACCGGCCCGGATCTCACAACTCCATACCAAAGCCATTTTGAGGTTAAGGGGTAGTCTGAGTAGGAAAAGAGCTTATTTCCGGTAATAGGGGGTTAGAGCCAGTGGAAAAATCCCATGCGAGTGTCGGCGGATCCGTTGGTTATACCAAAGAGGATAACATTAACTCCCAGATAAACATCGAGATATCAAAGGACGAGATGAGTGCAGTAATCTCTTTGTCGCCGCCAAAAGGCGGGGAAATGCTAGGTCTGGAGGATATCATATCTGAATTGAACAAAAAGGGTATTAAATATGGAATAGACGTAGAAAAAATAAAGGAGATGCTGGATAAGGGTATATTTGGCAGCCGGATCCAGGTTGCAAAAGGATTGGAACCAAAAGCGGGAAGAGATGGAGAAATTAAGTATTATTTTGAAGTGCATAAAAATTTAAAGCCTAAAATTGCCGAAGACGGCAGGGTTGATTTTCGAGATCTCGGTTTTATCACGAATGTAGCAAAAGGGCAGTTGCTAGCAGAAATAATCCCCCCTGAAAAAGGTGTACCGGGCAAGACAGTAACGGGAAAAACGCTGCCTGCAAAAGACGGGAAAGAGGTCAAATTCCGAACAGGAAAGAATGTAATTTTGTCCGAAGATAAAAGTAAGATTTTTTCCGGAATTGATGGGCATCCTGTAATATTTGACGGACAGATAAGCGTCTTACCTGTAATGGAGATAAGAGGAGATGTAGGGCCTGCTACCGGAAATATAGATTTCGTAGGTGGCGTAAAGATTTATGGAAATATAAAGAGTGGATACAAAGTAAAAGCCAAAGGTGACGTAGAGGTGGAAGGCTACGTCGAATCCGCTGAAATAATATCGGGTGGGACAGTTTTATTAAAAAGAGGAATACAGGGCATGGGTAAAGGCTTTGTTAAAGCCGCACAGGATGTTGTGGCAAAGTATATAGAAAACAGCACAGTCGAGGCCGGGCAAAATATTATCGTCTACGAGGCGATAATGCACAGCTATATTTCAGCAGGGAACAGGATAGAAGTAACCGGTAAAAAAGGCCAGCTGGTCGGCGGCAGTGCAAAAGCCGGGGAAGAAATTATTGCAAAAATCATAGGCTCCCCAATGGCTACATATACTGAAGTTGAAGTAGGTATAAACCCGAGTCACAAAAAAAAGCTTCAGGAAATTAATGAAAACCTAGAATATATAAAAAGCAGCCTTGAAAAAATAAAGAAAGCGGTTGAAGTGTTAGAAAAGCTGAGAAATAAAGAATCGTTAACACCAGATAAAATTCAAATGTTGAAAAAGCTGAAAGACTCAGAAGCAATGCTCCGGCATCAGCAGGAGGATCTCATTAAAGAGAAAGAAAAACTCCAGTATATTATTAAAAGTTCGGTGAAAGCTAAAGTTTCGGCTTATAACGCCATTTATCCCGGTGTGAATATTGTTATCGGCAACGCGAGTATGAAATTGAAAGATAAGGTTGAACACGCTACTTTTTACAATCATGAAGGTCAGATAAAATTCGGAACGTACGAAGGCAGGTGAGTTTTTAGCCATGCGTCCGGTTGACTTGCAGGTAGTTATTCCAAAAGTGACAGAGGTGTCTAAGAACCAGCAAGTCCTGAAAGACGCTGGTGAAGCAGGACAAAGCATAATGGCCTCACAATTTCAGGAACAGCTTCGGGTTATGAAGCAAAAAGTAAATTTACCTCCGAAAGCGGAACGGCTTCAGGTCACCCCCGACAGAAGAGAGAATCGTGAAAGGGAAAAAGATAAAAATAGGGAAAAATCTCGGAATGGCCGGCATGTAGACCTGAAAATTTAGTATGTAAACTGAAGCTTTGAGAAATCAAAGCTTCAGACTGTCGACAAAGTAACTGTCGACAGTCTTTTTTTGCAAAAGCTAGTACAAAAATCATCAGCTTTTTAGTAAAATTAAAGAAGATACAAAAATATTGTGGGGCGATGAAATGTTAACGAAGAAAAATCGAGAAATAATAGAGCAGGTAGAATTAGTAAGCATCGATAGCTTAGTACCTCAAGACCATCTCCTTAGGGCAGTAGAAGAAAGCATCGACTTTAATTTCATTTATGATGAAGTAAAAGACCTATATAGCGAAAATACAGGAAGACCTAGTATTGACCCGGTAGTGTTAATTAAGCTACTCATGCTCCAAGCATTGTATGGAATCCGCTCCATGCGCCAAACCATCAGAGAAGTAGAAGTCAATGTAGCTTACCGTTGGTTTTTAGGCTATGGATTACAAGAAAAAATACCTCACTTTTCAACTTTTGGAAAAAACTATGAACGGCGGTTTAAGGAAAGTGATCTATTTGAAAAGATATTCGAGCGGGTGTTGATGGAAGCAATAGAATGCGGGTTTGTTAAAACAGATGCAGTATTTATCGATGCTACTCACATAAAAGCCAGTGCCAATAAGAATAAATATATCGAGAAAGTCGCTAAGCAACGGACTCAAAAATATAAGGAAGAACTTTTAAAAGAAATCAACGCCGAACGGGAAGCAAACGGTAAAAAGCCCTTTGAAGAAGAAGATGATGATGACGATAACAACAAAGGAGAAAATAGCTCTAAAAAAGTCAGGGTAAGCACCACAGATCCTGAAAGTGGGATGTTTCAAAAAGGGGAAAAAGAGCGCTGCTTTGCCTACACAGCTTCTGTAGCCTGTGACCGGAACAACTTTGTCCTTGGTGTCAAAATAGCACCTGGAAATGTTCATGACAGCCAGGTATTCTCCGATTTATTTCAAGAAGTAAACGATAAATTTTCTAAAATAGAGGCGGTAGTGGTTGATGCAGGCTACAAAACCCCCGGGATATGCAGAGAAATCATTGAGGCAGGAGCGCTTCCCGTTATGCCCTACAAGAGGCCGATGACCAAAGATGGTTACTTTAAAAAACGCGAATACGTCTATGACGAATATTATGATTGTTACATATGCCCCAACAACCAAATATTAGAATACAGCACCACCAACCGGGCGGGATACCGGGAATATAGGAGCAACCCCCAAATATGCTGTAAATGTCCCATGCGCCTACAGTGCACCAAAAGTAAAAATTACACAAAAATCATAACTCGGCATATATGGGAGCATTACATAGAAATAGCGGAAGATATAAGACACACCCAATGGGGTAAAGAACTATACAAAATGCGCGGCCAGACCATCGAGCGGGTATTTGCCGATGCGAAGGAAAAGCATGGCATGCGCTATACAAATCTACGAGGCTTGAGGAAAGTTGGACATTACCTCACGCTTCTTTTCGCATGCATGAATTTAAAAAAGCTGGCTTTATGGAAGAAAAGACGGGGAACGTTTCCGCCAACAGTCCCCGCTTTACATTCGTTTTTCTTAAAAATTTTCTTCGCCTTCAACAAAAAGCCGCTTTTAGGTTATGCATCCTAAAAGCGGCTTTGTCTACAAGCTGAAGCTTTGAGAAATCAAAGCTTTTGTTTTTTTAAACGGCCATTTTTTCTTTACTTGACTTTTACCTGTGTTTGGAGTATATTATTTACAGAAAACCAACTAAAACGATAGGAATTAAGGAGCGAATCTAAATTGAAACTATCTACAAAAGGTCGGTATGGACTTAAAGCCATGTTTGACCTGGCTATCAATTACGGTGAAGGTCCCATCCCCCTAAAAAGCATAGCTGATCGGCAGAATATATCCGAGCATTATCTGGAACAGCTCATAATGATTTTAAGGAAGGCCGGGCTCGTAAAAAGCGTCCGGGGTGCTCAGGGTGGGTATATGCTGGCCAAAAAGCCGGCGGAAATTACCGTAGGCGACGTACTTAGGGTTCTTGAAGGACCTATCGGACTTGTGGACTGCGTACTGGAACAGGACCCGCTGGAATGTGATAAAGCCGAAAACTGTATAATGCGCATTGTATGGGAGAAAATAAGAGACAGTATGATTGCTGCTATGGATTCAATAACGCTCCAGGATATGTGTAACGAAGCCGAGAAGCGCAAAGCAGAGTCGCAAAATTACATGTATTATATTTAAAATAATTAAATTAAGGAGATGGGTTTATGAGAAGGATATATATGGATCATGCCGGTACTACCCCTATGAGAAAAGAAGTGCTCGAAGCCATGCTCCCGTATTTTACCGAGAAATTCGGTAATGCATCGACTGTATACTCATATGGTAGGGAGGCAAAGGCGGCTATTGAGGAAGCTAGAGAGAAGGTAGCACATCTTGTAGGAGCCGATCCAAGGGAGATATTCTTTACCAGCGGCGGTACCGAATCGGACAACTGGGCTCTCAGGGGTATTGCCCATGCAAATAAAGATAGGGGTAACCACATCATAACAACATCAATAGAACACCATGCTGTACTCCATACCTGTGAAGACCTCGAAAAAGAGGGTTTTAAACTTACCTACCTCCCGGTTGACAAATACGGTTTGGTAAAGGTCGAAGATGTGATAAACGCCATAACCGATGAGACCATACTTGTTTCGATCATGCACGCCAACAATGAGATCGGAACGATAGAACCCATATCGGAAATAGGCCAAGCTTTGAAAAAGCTGGACAAGAAGGTTTATTTCCATACCGATGCGGTGCAAACCGTAGGCAAAATCCCTGTAAAAGTTGACGAATTGGGTGTGGACCTTTTAAGCATCTCAGCTCATAAAATATACGGCCCCAAAGGCGTAGGAGCTTTATATATCCGTAAAGGCACAAAAATCAAGCCGTTCATGACGGGAGGAGCCCAGGAGAACAAGCGAAGGGCCGGTACGGAAAACGTTCCCGGTATAGTAGGCCTGGGCAAAGCTGCGGAGCTAGCCGAGCAGGAACTCGAGGCCCAATACAAAAAGCTATCGCACTTGAGAGACAAGTTGATTAATGGCATTATGGAGAAAATTCCCCATGTGATATTGAACGGACACCCGACCCAGCGCCTGCCTCATAACGTGAATCTATGCTTTGAGTATATAGAAGGCGAATCGCTCCTGCTCAATCTGGATATGAAGGGCATCTGTGCTTCCAGCGGTTCCGCCTGCACATCGGGTTCCCTTGAACCGTCGCACGTTCTTCTGGCTATAGGATTGCCGCATGAAATAGCTCACGGTTCTTTGAGACTCACTCTAGGAAGGGATA
The DNA window shown above is from Thermosediminibacter oceani DSM 16646 and carries:
- a CDS encoding DUF342 domain-containing protein; this translates as MEKSHASVGGSVGYTKEDNINSQINIEISKDEMSAVISLSPPKGGEMLGLEDIISELNKKGIKYGIDVEKIKEMLDKGIFGSRIQVAKGLEPKAGRDGEIKYYFEVHKNLKPKIAEDGRVDFRDLGFITNVAKGQLLAEIIPPEKGVPGKTVTGKTLPAKDGKEVKFRTGKNVILSEDKSKIFSGIDGHPVIFDGQISVLPVMEIRGDVGPATGNIDFVGGVKIYGNIKSGYKVKAKGDVEVEGYVESAEIISGGTVLLKRGIQGMGKGFVKAAQDVVAKYIENSTVEAGQNIIVYEAIMHSYISAGNRIEVTGKKGQLVGGSAKAGEEIIAKIIGSPMATYTEVEVGINPSHKKKLQEINENLEYIKSSLEKIKKAVEVLEKLRNKESLTPDKIQMLKKLKDSEAMLRHQQEDLIKEKEKLQYIIKSSVKAKVSAYNAIYPGVNIVIGNASMKLKDKVEHATFYNHEGQIKFGTYEGR
- a CDS encoding RrF2 family transcriptional regulator gives rise to the protein MKLSTKGRYGLKAMFDLAINYGEGPIPLKSIADRQNISEHYLEQLIMILRKAGLVKSVRGAQGGYMLAKKPAEITVGDVLRVLEGPIGLVDCVLEQDPLECDKAENCIMRIVWEKIRDSMIAAMDSITLQDMCNEAEKRKAESQNYMYYI
- a CDS encoding chemotaxis protein CheC, translated to MFSTFELDALKEVGNIGAGNAATALSMLLSQKVQMKIPEIKVLPFDEVSKSVGGPENLVTGIFLRVEGDLGFNILFIMQAGDTTNLLKIILHESKETLELTAMEESALKEIGNIIASAFIAALSDFTKLALRISVPSLAIDMAGAILSFPLSLYGCMGDTAFLMETEFEEGLDGVKIHFYLIPDDDKSFSTLLKTIGVRSSDGNNSRGDGGI
- a CDS encoding IS1182 family transposase translates to MLTKKNREIIEQVELVSIDSLVPQDHLLRAVEESIDFNFIYDEVKDLYSENTGRPSIDPVVLIKLLMLQALYGIRSMRQTIREVEVNVAYRWFLGYGLQEKIPHFSTFGKNYERRFKESDLFEKIFERVLMEAIECGFVKTDAVFIDATHIKASANKNKYIEKVAKQRTQKYKEELLKEINAEREANGKKPFEEEDDDDDNNKGENSSKKVRVSTTDPESGMFQKGEKERCFAYTASVACDRNNFVLGVKIAPGNVHDSQVFSDLFQEVNDKFSKIEAVVVDAGYKTPGICREIIEAGALPVMPYKRPMTKDGYFKKREYVYDEYYDCYICPNNQILEYSTTNRAGYREYRSNPQICCKCPMRLQCTKSKNYTKIITRHIWEHYIEIAEDIRHTQWGKELYKMRGQTIERVFADAKEKHGMRYTNLRGLRKVGHYLTLLFACMNLKKLALWKKRRGTFPPTVPALHSFFLKIFFAFNKKPLLGYAS
- a CDS encoding chemotaxis protein CheD: MEIIRVGMGEYKTAKAPALLVSLGLGSCVGVVLYDSTRKIGGLAHVMLPDSSLSSKKDFNPGKFADTAIDLLVAELEKAGANSKKLIAKIAGGAQMFQIKSDNNIMKIGKRNVEAVKKKLAKIKIDIVAEDVEGNYGRTIEFCCDTGKLTVKTIGHGIKIL
- a CDS encoding MinD/ParA family protein is translated as MNDQASKLRSLEKRRVHQVKVSNSVRVIAVTSGKGGVGKTNFSVNVSIALQEMGKSVLLIDADLGLANVDLLMGLNPKFNLFHVLAGQKSINDIILDGPGGIKIIPGASGLYNLANLSQTEIDGLIKAFNNIDLPLDIIVIDTGAGISKNVMSLVRASKEVVVVTTPEPTSLTDAYAVIKLVHKDVEKIHLVVNKADNFKTAEATAQRLTNASLKFLSTSINYLGFILEDKTVFRSNMEQVPFYVRFPSSLPSKCVMNIGRRLLEGELDFPVREQTVGGWIKKFLSFMRK
- a CDS encoding chemotaxis protein CheA, giving the protein MDNRYLNVFLEEANEHIQNLNNGLLALESEPSQEILDEIFRSAHTLKGMAGTMGFNKISELTHEMEDLLHEIRNGSLSITNTIIDVLLKCVDMLQEMTEQISKEGWEGETDIRPAIAEIKKVMSNTSNDSKAADESEGKDDTGFNEFELRLMEEAANKNLKTWELHVELEENCLLKSARAFLVFKTLENLGEIIKTKPHIQDIEDEKFDKEFYIYIISSRSEEDLLNAVNSVSELKSVNVREINLGNFQKKLTVARETSSVKESPKETNRIRNTSKTLRVDIERLDNLMNLVSELIIIKTRLEELDNLTEQGQKRKEALEYLERITSNLHDAVMKVRMVPIENVFNRFPRVVRDLSRELNKEVKLVIEGAETELDRTVIDEIGDPLIHLIRNALDHGIETPSERLKKGKPREGTLKLKAFHDGNNVVIEVSDDGRGIDVEKVLKKAQEKNMVDKSQVKKLKEIEILSFLFESGFSTSERVTDISGRGVGLDVVKTKIESLGGSVEIKTAKDEGTTFSIRLPLTLAIIQALMVQLGQEKYAIPLSAIKEIVIIPNTELKKVHKHEVILLRGNVIPVLRLHEMLDIPDNCLKNENLTVVIVKKGEKDVGLIVDSLLGEQEIVIKSLGNFLKNIRFIAGATILGDGQVALILDINALI
- the flhF gene encoding flagellar biosynthesis protein FlhF → MRIKTYIADNIQEALYKVKSELGKDAIILQTRQIKKGGILGFLSKTKVEVIAACDVNATAKPMSNPVIYSVPKRENSQEKLEDIKNEINEVKDMLKNLYSRGVHIEKPLPDLPSPLGEIYQRLKLMEIDKDLIDKFIDGLKRDFPGENFDENAAKTYLKNQIISIIKPTEPIKFLESEPSKIVFVGPTGVGKTTTIAKLAAFYTLNQGKKVALVTADTYRVGAVEQLKTYGDLLEIPVEVIFEPKEAPILLKKLSGYDLILIDTMGTSPRNKMQIKKIKGLIENIKPTETHMVISATTRTGDIYEILENYKEINYQKLIFTKLDETRTYGLILNAIYSTNCSPSYLTVGQNVPDDIEVASAAKIADLILEGSDR
- a CDS encoding flagellar brake protein encodes the protein MKNMHLEVGMKVEIEVIRDDQNITLPTKVEDFDGDRILLGMPFFEGKLFFLKSDELVRIYYAKNSSFYFVKARVVDKKYAPIPIIAVELLGPPEKNQRRGYFRLQVSLNVKIRPEGTENWINAYVIDLSASGAMIYFRKEIEKGQIVEIKLQLDSKELNLKAKVVRITKDPGRRISPYNMGVQFIDIEEHIRDEIIKFVLSEQRKLRKKGCI
- a CDS encoding chemotaxis protein CheW yields the protein MEEVRQFVVFRLGQEEYGVDILQVNTIERMMPITRVPKAPHYVEGVINLRGEIVPVIDLRKRFDLPPLEITGDTRIIIVMVDDLTVGMIVDSATEVIQLPQEAIEPSTSVAGNINSEFLEGVGKLNDRLLIILNLEKILRPGEPQQRAIM
- a CDS encoding FliA/WhiG family RNA polymerase sigma factor; translation: MQEAVRAENLWIEYKNTGDSNLKERLIEEYIPLVKHIAARLAINLPPCVDYDDLVSAGIIGLLQAIERYDVGKGVRFETFAYTRIRGAMLDELRRLNWIPQKTMEKAKLLQDAYSQMEQELNGNVKDEDIARKLNITIAELHQTYKELAATNLVSLEEIFSVAVEDNGEPVSHVEKEEIKRILGEAIDRLPPKEKLVIALYYYEGLNLKEISVVLNLSPARISQLHTKAILRLRGSLSRKRAYFR